One genomic segment of Bacillota bacterium includes these proteins:
- the rplK gene encoding 50S ribosomal protein L11, with translation MAKKVTAVVKLHIPAGKATPAPPVGSALGPHGVNIMGFCKEFNERTAADAGMIIPVEVTIYQDRSFSFICKTPPASILLKKAAGVESGSGEPNRKKVGKVTRAKVREIAELKMRDLNAADLEAAARMIEGTARSMGLEIVD, from the coding sequence ATGGCAAAAAAGGTAACTGCCGTTGTTAAACTCCATATTCCGGCCGGCAAAGCCACTCCGGCTCCCCCGGTAGGTTCAGCTTTAGGCCCGCATGGTGTCAATATTATGGGTTTTTGTAAGGAATTTAATGAACGTACCGCCGCTGATGCCGGGATGATCATTCCCGTTGAGGTAACGATTTATCAGGACCGTTCTTTTAGCTTTATCTGTAAGACGCCGCCGGCTTCAATTCTACTGAAAAAGGCAGCGGGGGTTGAATCCGGTTCCGGCGAGCCCAACCGGAAGAAGGTCGGGAAGGTGACACGTGCGAAAGTGCGGGAGATTGCCGAGCTGAAAATGCGGGATCTCAATGCGGCAGATCTTGAAGCTGCAGCAAGGATGATTGAAGGTACTGCCCGCAGCATGGGGCTGGAAATCGTCGATTAG